A window of Hevea brasiliensis isolate MT/VB/25A 57/8 chromosome 14, ASM3005281v1, whole genome shotgun sequence contains these coding sequences:
- the LOC110645440 gene encoding regulator of nonsense transcripts UPF2-like: MDNHEDECRVAGEPQAKQEDEEAVARLVEMKKSIEAKVSLRQSNLNPERPDSGFLRTLDSSIKRNTAVIKKLKQINEEQREGLMDELRNVNLSKFVSEAVTAICDAKLRTSDIQAAVQICSLLHQRYKDFSPSLVQGLLKVFFPGKSGEDMDVDRNSKAMKKRSTLKLLLELYFVGVIEDSSIFINIIKDLTSVEHLKDRDATQTNLTLLASFARQGRVFLGLTLSGQEIHEEFFKGFNITADQKKIFRKSFNTYFDAVSELLRSEHTSLSQMEHENTKILNAKGELSDENVASYEKLRKSYDHLYRHVSSLAEALDMPPPEMPEDGHTTRVTTGEDSPSAAVGKDSSVLEALWDDEDTRAFYECLPDLRAFVPAVLLGEAEPKVNEQSAKSQEQQSDVAPESDQGRPTQDTADSSADSGTFQEGKSIEKGKDKEDKDKEKAKDPEKEKGKERDAERKGEIEKEKLKGLEGTNLDALLQRLPGCVSRDLIDQLTVEFCYLNSKSNRKKLVKALFNVPRTSLELLPYYSRMVATLSTCMKDVCSILVQMLEEEFNFLLNKKDQMNIETKIRNIRFIGELCKFRIAPAGLVFNCLKACLDDFTHHNIDVACNLLETCGRFLYRSPETTVRMANMLEILMRLKNVKNLDPRHSTLVENAYYLCKPPERSARVSKVRPPLFQQDAPDPPEDCFRIRMVITLLETCGHYFDRGSSKRKLDRFLIHFQRYILSKGALPLDIEFDLQDLFAELRPSMMRYSSIDEVNAAFIELEENEQIGSTDKVNSEKFSDTEKPSSRNAANAISANGQNLVNGNEENGGIHEDIGESDTDSGSGTLDQEGHDEEELDEENRDDGCETEEEDDDDGGGPVSDEDDEVHFRQKVAEVDPLEAEIFEQELKAVLQESMEQRRQELRGRPTLNMVIPMSLFEGSTKDYGRAVGGESGDEALDDETGGSKEVQVKVLVKRGNKQQTKQMYIPRDCTLVQSTKQKEAAEFEEKQDIKRLVLEYNDREEEENNGLGTQTLNWMLSSSNRVGSRGSTWEGSSGRGAGSRHRHQHQHQHQHQSGSGVYHGRRR, encoded by the exons ATGGATAACCATGAAGATGAGTGCCGTGTTGCTGGCGAACCACAGGCCAAGCAAGAGGATGAG GAAGCTGTGGCTCGACTTGTGGAAATGAAGAAATCAATCGAGGCAAAAGTTTCTCTTCGTCAAAGCAATTTGAATCCCGAAAGGCCTG ATTCAGGATTTCTCAGAACATTGGATTCAAGTATTAAGCGGAATACAGcagttattaaaaaattaaagcaGATAAATGAAGAGCAGAGGGAAGGGCTAATGGATGAGTTGCGAAATGTAAACCTTAGCAAATTTGTTAGTGAAGCTGTAACGGCTATTTGTGATGCAAAGCTTAGAACTTCTGACATACAAGCAGCAGTTCAG ATCTGCTCTTTGCTTCATCAAAGGTACAAAGACTTCTCACCAAGCCTGGTTCAAGGGCTTTTAAAGGTCTTTTTCCCTGGAAAATCAGGGGAAGACATGGATGTGGATAGGAACTCAAAAGCTATGAAGAAGCGGAGCACCTTGAAACTGCTACTGGAACTTTACTTTGTTGGAGTTATAGAAGACAGCAGTATTTTCATCAATATCATTAAGGATCTTACTAGTGTGGAACACTTGAAGGACCGGGATGCGACTCAGACAAATCTAACTCTCCTTGCTAGTTTTGCTCGACAAGGGAGAGTTTTCCTAGGACTGACTCTATCTGGACAAGAAATTCATGAAGAG TTTTTCAAGGGCTTTAATATCACAGCAGATCAAAAGAAAATATTCAGGAAATCCTTTAATACATATTTTGATGCTGTATCAGAATTACTTCGGTCTGAGCACACT TCTCTTAGCCAAATGGAGCATGAAAATACAAAGATCTTGAATGCTAAAGGAGAGCTCAGTGATGAAAATGTTGCATCTTATGAAAAGCTGCGAAAATCTTATGACCATTTATATCGCCATGTTTCATC TTTGGCTGAGGCCCTTGACATGCCACCTCCAGAGATGCCAGAAGATGGCCACACTACTAGGGTTACTACTGGAGAGGATTCTCCGTCAGCTGCTGTGGGGAAAGATTCTTCTGTTCTTGAAGCTTTGTGGGATGATGAagatactagggcattttatgaATGCTTACCAGATCTCAG agCATTTGTTCCAGCTGTGTTGCTGGGAGAAGCAGAGCCCAAAGTGAATGAACAATCTGCAAAGAGTCAAGAGCAACAGAGT GACGTGGCACCTGAATCAGACCAAGGCCGACCTACTCAAGATACTGCAGATTCCTCTGCTGACTCTGGTACTTTccaggagggaaaaagcattgaGAAAGGAAAGGataaggaagacaaggataaagaaAAAGCTAAAGATCCAGAAAAGGAGAAGGGTAAAGAAAGGGATGCAGAGAGAAAAGGAGAGATTGAAAAGGAGAAACTCAAAGGTCTTGAAGGGACAAACTTGGATGCTTTACTGCAGAGGCTCCCTGGTTGTGTCAGTCGTGATCTTATTGATCAATTGACT gtagAGTTTTGTTATTTAAATTCAAAGTCAAATCGGAAAAAACTTGTGAAGGCATTGTTTAATGTACCCAGGACATCTCTAGAACTGCTACCATACTACTCTCGAATGGTTGCCACACTATCAACTTGTATGAAGGACGTCTGTTCCATTCTCGTACAGATGTTAGAGGAGGAGTTCAATTTCTTGTTAAATAAGAAG GATCAAATGAACATCGAAACAAAGATCAGGAATATTAGATTTATTGGAGAACTCTGCAAGTTTAGAATTGCACCAGCTGGCCTTGTCTTCAATTGTTTGAAG GCTTGTTTAGATGATTTCACTCATCATAACATTGATGTTGCTTGCAATCTTCTTGAGACATGTGGCCGTTTTCTGTATCGGTCTCCTGAAACTACTGTACGTATGGCTAATATGTTAGAGATATTGATGCGCCTGAAAAATGTCAAAAATTTGGATCCCCGGCATAGCACACTTGTAGAAAATGCTTACTATCTTTGCAAACCACCTGAAAGATCAGCACGAGTGTCTAAAGTCCGCCCCCCACTATTTCAG CAAGATGCACCAGATCCACCGGAGGATTGTTTTCGCATTAGAATGGTTATCACTCTTCTTGAGACCTGTGGACACTACTTTGACCGAGGTTCTTCTAAGAGGAAACTTGATCGTTTTTTAATACACTTTCAGAGATATATTCTCAGCAAAGGTGCACTGCCGCTTGACATTGAATTTGACTTGCAG GACTTATTTGCGGAATTACGCCCTAGCATGATGCGATACTCATCAATTGATGAAGTTAATGCAGCTTTTATAGAACTCGAGGAGAATGAACAAATTGGTTCAACTGATAAGGTCAATAGTGAGAAGTTCTCTGACACTGAAAAGCCTTCTAGCAGGAATGCTGCCAATGCCATTTCTGCCAATGGACAAAATCTTGTGAATGGTAATGAGGAAAATGGTGGAATCCATGAGGACATTGGTGAAAGTGACACTGATTCAGGCAGCGGCACCCTTGACCAGGAAGGGCATGATGAAGAGGAGTTGGACGAAGAGAATCGTGATGATGGATGTGAGACAGAGGAGGAGGATGATGATGATGGGGGTGGACCAGTTTCCGATGAGGATGATGAAGTCCATTTCAGACAAAAAGTGGCTGAGGTGGATCCATTGGAAGCTGAAATTTTTGAGCAGGAGTTAAAGGCAGTATTGCAG GAGAGCATGGAGCAGCGCAGGCAAGAGCTGCGGGGTCGGCCAACATTGAATATGGTGATACCTATGAGCTTGTTTGAGGGGTCCACCAAAGATTATGGGAGGGCAGTTGGAGGGGAAAGTGGTGATGAGGCACTGGATGATGAGACAGGAGGTAGCAAGGAGGTTCAGGTGAAAGTACTTGTGAAGCGTGGGAACAAGCAACAGACAAAGCAGATGTACATTCCTAGAGATTGCACACTTGTGCAGAGCACGAAACAGAAAGAAGCAGCTGAGTTTGAAGAGAAACAAGATATTAAGAGGCTTGTCTTGGAATATAATGATAGAGAAGAGGAGGAGAATAATGGGTTAGGAACGCAGACATTGAATTGGATGCTTAGCAGCAGCAACAGAGTTGGCAGCCGTGGCAGTACGTGGGAAGGAAGCAGTGGTAGAGGTGCTGGATCACGACATCGGCATCAGCATCAGCATCAGCATCAGCATCAATCAGGCAGTGGAGTTTATCATGGCAGAAGAAGGTAA